A genomic segment from Schistosoma mansoni strain Puerto Rico chromosome 5, complete genome encodes:
- a CDS encoding sodium-bile acid cotransporter related encodes MYAKVTRISRERYQLKHDERNLNSSMYIYDYHNEENAIYVVISISKKDLEFVDNYQIKPVICLVNYSSNVPLALSYDLDFTLSAELVNQSWYWLPPSLKGSTNISVYILPKLVGLDYLVFWIRQAKPMHGYISPTPWFANNSETLRKQYFDNLLIDHRLTVSLYNNQDDNNENNTLGFPVIVIADKGIGYLVFRIFVIVMVTIFTFTMGCDLEIPLILHHFKRPISISIGFFCQFFFMPLVSSLFLFLKYKSDFGFGLLTIACSPGGGASNGWCLLLGGDINLSILMTFISSLSALFMMPLLLFIYGRFFIDVTKIKIPYLNIVFQLLQVAIPALMGLGLRIWKPKLAVKCTKLTRPLFYIFILFFLTIGVYINWSLTRLLAVYPLLILTSALLPWLGFCIASLFTLILRQSRQLIITVALETGIQNIGVGILVLLYTMPKPTGELGAIMPITVAMLTPIPLCLIYWGLVIKRKCCDHQNKKPVIHDPCEVEPLSTTKISSDCSNDVINPSTDNNQSPTQVSLTETTVTTRTAIPHEGM; translated from the exons ATGTATGCTAAGGTAACCAGAATCTCACGAGAACGATACCAGCTTAAACATGATGAAAGAAATCTGAACTCTTCAATGTATATTTATGATTACCATAATGAAGAAAATGCTATATATGTGGTAATCAGTATTTCTAAAAAGGACTTGGAgtttgtagataattatcaaatcaaacctGTTATATGCTTAGTCAACTACAGCAGTAATGTGCCTTTAGCTTTATCCTATGACTTGGATTTTACGTTATCCGCAGAGCTAGTTAATCAGTCTTGGTATTGGTTACCACCTTCATTAAAAGGGAGTACAAATATATCTGTCTATATATTACCAAAATTAGTGGGATTAGACTATTTGGTATTTTGGATTCGTCAAGCCAAACCTATGCATGGATATATCAGTCCTACTCCATGGTTTGCCAATAATTCTGAGACCCTCAGGAAgcaatattttgataatttattaattgaCCATCGACTCACTGTCTCTTTGTATAATAACcaggatgataataatgaaaacaacACACTGGGTTTTCCCGTAATTGTAATTGCAGATAAAGGCATTGGTTACCTAGTTTTCCGTATTTTCGTCATAGTTATGGTGACTATATTCACATTCACAATGGGGTGTGATTTGGAAATTCCTTTGATCCTGCATCATTTCAAAAGACCCATTTCTATATCAATTGGATTCTTTTGTCAATTCTTTTTTATGCCATTGGTAAgtagtttgtttttgtttttaaaatacaa ATCGGATTTTGGATTTGGTTTACTTACTATTGCTTGTTCTCCAGGTGGTGGTGCCAGTAATGGTTGGTGTCTTCTACTTGGAGGTGATATcaatttgagtatattaatgACATTCATTAGTAGTTTATCAGCTCTTT TCATGATGCCTCTTCTTCTATTCATCTACGGTCGGTTCTTTATTGATGTGACCAAAATAAAAATTCCATATCTCAATATTGTCTTCCAGTTGTTACAAGTAGCTATACCTGCATTAATGGGCTTAGGTCTACGTATATGGAAACCGAAATTGGCTGTTAAATGCACCAAGTTAACACGtccattattttatatattcatattattctttttAACTATCGGTGTGTACATTAATTGGTCCTTGACTCGTCTATTAGCTGTATATCCTTTACTTATCCTTACAAGTGCATTATTACCTTGGCTTGGCTTTTGTATAGCATCATTATTTACATTAATTCTACGACAATCACGCCAATTAATTATTACAGTGGCCTTAGAGACTGGTATACAAAATATTGGTGTTGGAATACTTGTTTTATTGTATACAATGCCAAAACCAACTGGTGAATTAGGTGCCATTATGCCAATTACTGTAGCTATGCTTACACCGATTCCTTTGTGTTTAATTTATTGGGGCTTGGTTATCAAGCGTAAATGTTGTGACCATCAGAATAAAAAACCTGTCATTCATGATCCTTGTGAAGTTGAACCCCTCAGTACCACAAAAATAAGTAGCGATTGCAGTAATGACGTAATCAACCCATCAACTGATAACAATCAATCACCGACACAAGTATCGTTGACAGAAACAACTGTTACCACAAGAACCGCTATCCCTCATGAAGGTATGTAA